A single genomic interval of Spinacia oleracea cultivar Varoflay chromosome 6, BTI_SOV_V1, whole genome shotgun sequence harbors:
- the LOC130463312 gene encoding uncharacterized protein, whose protein sequence is MITKPWSSGFNFQDEILRVVLVWVRFPNLPLCCWGSDSLSRIGSLIGVPLFANDCTSKQLRISFARLLNEVDVTKDLPKEVLIQDHSGVTIKQKVEYDWLPPFCKACNTVGHDCSVKKSVGARFQPAPTGPAQQKIQKVWRPKKVVEKEVVEPPTTEVVQEMEIPSIADEVVPTGDFYTPKSGHTTTLDDGWRVVSRRKREAKTQNIFLGLAQVHAAVADISEEEGEREGEGEEFPP, encoded by the coding sequence ATGATAACAAAGCCATGGTCATCTGGATTTAATTTCCAAGATGAAATCCTTCGTGTAGTTCTTGTGTGGGTGAGATTTCCCAATCTCCCTTTATGTTGTTGGGGGAGTGACTCCCTAAGTAGAATTGGTAGCTTGATTGGGGTGCCACTGTTTGCTAATGATTGCACCTCGAAGCAATTAAGGATCTCATTTGCTAGACTCTTGAATGAGGTTGATGTAACTAAGGATCTCCCTAAGGAAGTGCTGATTCAGGACCACTCAGGAGTGACCATCAAACAGAAGGTGGAGTATGATTGGCTCCCACCTTTTTGTAAAGCTTGTAACACTGTTGGCCATGACTGTAGTGTTAAGAAGAGTGTTGGTGCACGTTTCCAACCTGCTCCCACTGGTCCAGCACAACAGAAAATACAGAAAGTATGGAGGCCTAAGAAAGTAGTTGAGAAAGAAGTAGTAGAACCCCCTACAACTGAGGTGGTGCAGGAAATGGAAATTCCATCTATAGCTGATGAGGTGGTGCCTACTGGAGATTTTTATACTCCAAAATCAGGTCACACAACTACTCTAGATGATGGTTGGAGAGTGGTTTCAAGGAGGAAAAGGGAGGCTAAAACTCAAAATATCTTTCTTGGCCTAGCCCAAGTTCATGCAGCTGTTGCAGATATTTCAGAGGAAGAGGGTGAAAGAGAGGGAGAGGGTGAGGAGTTTCCTCCATGA